Proteins encoded in a region of the Altererythrobacter ishigakiensis genome:
- a CDS encoding pyridoxal-dependent decarboxylase, exosortase A system-associated produces MKPMGPLPAGYETRDGELVIGGKTASELADKAGRTPCFVYSKAQLDQRVSDLRAAMPARLGINYAVKANPFAPVIEHMDGLVDGFDIASAGELEMVKAAGIDPARVSFAGPGKRDEELEAAVSAGVTLNCESEGEVRRALVIGERIGVPPRIAIRVNPDFELKGSGMKMGGGAKPFGVDAERVPALAREVIAAGAEWRGLHIFTGSQALNAEAIIEAQANVLECADRLAGEIGAPLPKLNMGGGFGIPYFSGDEQLDIGAIGAALDERFASLPDNLIDTDLCIELGRYLVGEAGVYLARIVDRKDSHGVTYLITDGGLHHQLAASGNFGTVVRRNYPVAIATRFGVEPEEEANVVGCLCTPLDRLADAAHLPRADVGDLVAVFCAGAYGASASPVNFLGHGPAAEMLI; encoded by the coding sequence ATGAAGCCGATGGGGCCGCTTCCTGCTGGCTATGAAACACGTGACGGAGAGCTCGTGATCGGGGGCAAAACTGCGAGTGAACTGGCCGATAAAGCCGGACGCACCCCCTGTTTTGTTTACTCCAAGGCGCAACTCGATCAGCGGGTCTCTGATCTGCGCGCCGCCATGCCTGCGCGGTTGGGCATCAATTACGCGGTCAAGGCCAACCCATTCGCACCCGTCATTGAACACATGGATGGGCTGGTCGACGGCTTTGACATCGCGTCTGCTGGCGAACTTGAGATGGTCAAGGCTGCCGGTATCGATCCTGCGCGGGTCAGTTTCGCAGGACCGGGCAAGCGCGACGAGGAACTGGAAGCCGCCGTTTCTGCTGGCGTGACCCTCAATTGCGAAAGCGAAGGTGAAGTTCGGCGTGCATTGGTCATAGGCGAACGGATCGGTGTTCCGCCGCGCATCGCCATTCGCGTGAATCCCGATTTCGAGCTCAAGGGCTCAGGAATGAAGATGGGGGGAGGGGCGAAGCCCTTTGGTGTCGATGCCGAACGAGTGCCCGCATTGGCGCGCGAAGTTATCGCAGCTGGCGCAGAATGGCGCGGACTACACATCTTTACCGGCAGCCAGGCCCTGAATGCAGAGGCGATCATCGAAGCGCAGGCCAATGTTCTGGAATGTGCGGACCGCCTTGCTGGTGAAATTGGGGCTCCATTGCCGAAACTCAACATGGGCGGCGGCTTTGGTATCCCGTACTTCTCTGGCGACGAGCAGCTCGACATTGGCGCGATTGGCGCGGCCTTGGACGAACGCTTTGCAAGTCTACCGGATAACCTAATTGATACTGACCTGTGCATCGAGCTTGGCCGCTATCTCGTCGGGGAAGCGGGCGTCTATCTAGCGCGCATCGTTGATCGCAAGGATAGCCATGGCGTCACTTACCTTATCACGGACGGCGGTTTGCACCACCAGCTTGCAGCCTCAGGCAACTTCGGTACCGTCGTACGTCGCAACTATCCCGTGGCAATCGCCACGCGCTTTGGCGTTGAGCCTGAAGAGGAGGCCAATGTTGTAGGTTGCCTGTGCACGCCGTTAGACCGTCTCGCGGATGCTGCACATTTGCCTCGGGCAGATGTGGGTGATTTGGTCGCAGTATTTTGCGCCGGCGCCTATGGCGCGAGCGCGTCACCAGTCAATTTTCTGGGGCATGGTCCGGCAGCGGAAATGCTGATCTGA